CCACTTGGAAACCAAAGTGATTTACCTGATTTCCATTCACCTCATCTCGTACGTTCAGCGTGAAATTAAGTCCTGGCGTCTCTAATAGAAATTTTGCATAATCCGTTTTCACTTTAACTGGTGAAACACCAAATACCTTTTCATAAAATTTAATAGACTTCTCTAAATTCGTAACGTTTATACCGACGTGAACATATCTCATACCTTATTACTCCTCTTTATACATCATTAATCAATTTTTTTGATTAATATTATAAAATTTTAACAACAGCTACCTTTGCCTGTTTTTCTAAAGATACAGCATAATTCTTCTGATAATAAATTATTCACTTCCGCATCATTTAAATCATAATAACTCCACGTACCTTTTGTTTCTTTTACAATTAAACCTGCGTCTAATAAAATCTTTAAATGATATGACAGCTTAGATTGCGTCATTTCAAAAATCTCTGTTAAATCACATACACACGTCTGTCCCCGCTGACAAAGTTCATACATGATTTCTAGACGTTTCTGATCCGCCAACGCTTTAAACTTTTTCTCATATAACTGAAAATCTTGTGCCACTGTAGTTCACTTCCCTTCATCAAGTTTTTTTGATGTTTATAGTATATAGGCTGTTGAGTTCTTTATGCAACTAATATATCAATTTTTTTCGATTAATATAACCTCCTCTTCTTTCACATCTTATAGAGAATACATCTGTAGTCTCTTACAAACACATCATTACATTTTAATATAATTACATAACAGAAAAAATAGTACGTTATCCTTACTATGGTTCTCGTAAATAGGATAACGTACTATTTTTATACGAAATAAGAAGTATCAACTCTAACCGAAGACTCTTTGAAACACCTTCTCATTTCTCTATTGCTTTAACATAAAACACTGTTATGGAACTACATTTAGATTTTCAAACGACCATATTACTACTTCTTCATCTGGTGAAGTAGTATTTATCATCAATCTTAATATCATACAG
This genomic window from Bacillus anthracis str. Vollum contains:
- the arsR gene encoding arsenical resistance operon transcriptional regulator ArsR, translating into MAQDFQLYEKKFKALADQKRLEIMYELCQRGQTCVCDLTEIFEMTQSKLSYHLKILLDAGLIVKETKGTWSYYDLNDAEVNNLLSEELCCIFRKTGKGSCC